The Bradyrhizobium barranii subsp. barranii genome segment CTCCTCGCGGCAGAGCACGTCCACCGGCGTGCCGTCGGCGATCCGCACCATGTCGGCATAGCTGGTCCAGTACGGCGCGGCGAGAATCACCTCGTCGCCGGGACTGAGCGTCGCCATGAAGGCGTTGTGGATCACCTGCTTGGCGCCGGCGCCTGCGGTGATCTCGTCGGCGGCATAGACGAGATCGTTCTCGCGGCGAAATTTCTCGGCGATCGCCGCCTTCAATTCCACCGTGCCGTCGAGGATCGTATATTTGGTCTGGCCGGCGCGGATGGCGCGCTCGGCCGCGTCCTTGGCATGATCAGGCGTATCGAAGTCAGGCTCGCCGGCGCCCAGCACGATCACCGGCCGCCCCTCGCGCTTGAGCCGCTGCGCGACTGCGCCGATCTTCAAGATCTCGGAGACACCGATCGCGCTGATGCGCTGGGCGGGACGGAAGGTCGATGCGGGCGCCTGGACAGTCACGGCCGAGCCTCAACTGCGCGCGGCGATCGCGATCACCTCGATACGGAAGGCGGGATCGGCGAGCTCGACCTTGCCGCAGGCGCGGGTCGGCGTGTTGCCCGGCACGACCCAGGCATCATAGACCGCGTTCATGGCGTCGAAATCGTCCATGGTCTTGAGCCAGACCTGAACGCTGAGCAGGCGCGATTTGTCGGTGCCGGCGCGCGCCAGCATGTCGTCGACCTTCGCCAGCGCCTCCTTGGTTTGCTGGGTGATATCGGCGGTCTTGGTGTCCGCCACCTGACCTGCGAGGAAAACGAGATCGCCGAACACGGAAGCGCGGCTGCGGCGGGCGTTCTGGTCGATGCGGGTGATATCCGACATGGGATGTCCTTAACTTTACTTGCCGGTGGCGATGATGCGGCGGCAGTGGTCGAGCGCAGCACCAATGAGGTTGTCGCTCGCCTCGGGCGTGCGGAACGCCGAATGCGCCGATAGCGTCACGTTCGGCAGTTTTGTCAGGGCATGACCGGCGGGCAGCGGCTCGACGGTGAAGACGTCGAGACCGGCGTGACCGATGTGGCCGGAGCGCAGCGCATCCAGCATTGCGTCTTCATCGACCACAGCGCCGCGCGCCGTGTTGATCAGAATGCTGCCGGGGCGCATCTGCGCGATGCGCTCGCGCGACAGGAAACCCTTGGTCTCGTCGTTGAGCAAGAGATGCAGCGAGACGACGTGGCTCTCGGCGAGCAGCTTCTCCAGCGAGACGAACTCGACGCCGGGATGGCTCTTCGGCGTCCTGTTCCAGGCAATCACCTTCATGCCGCAGCCCGCCGCCATGCGCGCGGCTTCCGCCGCGATGCCGCCGAAACCGATCAGGCCGAGCGTCTTGCCGGTGAGCTGAACCGCGTCACGGCGCAGCCAGTTGCCCTCGCGCATGCCGCGATCCATCTCGCCAAAGCTCTTCGCGGAAGCCCACATCAGCGCGATCGCGCATTCGGCAACCGCGGTGTCGCCATAACCCTTGATGGTGTGGACGGAGATGCCGCGCTCGGCGAGCTCTTCCGGATTCATGTAGCTGCGCGCGCCGGTGCCGAGGAAGACGATGTGCTTCAGCTTCGCGCATTT includes the following:
- a CDS encoding NAD(P)-dependent oxidoreductase, with the translated sequence MRALFVDANETLAAVTDKLLRSASLPVGINRNPSIKPDDLPGLLGDAEIMIVDHTAVPSTIAEKCAKLKHIVFLGTGARSYMNPEELAERGISVHTIKGYGDTAVAECAIALMWASAKSFGEMDRGMREGNWLRRDAVQLTGKTLGLIGFGGIAAEAARMAAGCGMKVIAWNRTPKSHPGVEFVSLEKLLAESHVVSLHLLLNDETKGFLSRERIAQMRPGSILINTARGAVVDEDAMLDALRSGHIGHAGLDVFTVEPLPAGHALTKLPNVTLSAHSAFRTPEASDNLIGAALDHCRRIIATGK
- a CDS encoding RidA family protein; translated protein: MSDITRIDQNARRSRASVFGDLVFLAGQVADTKTADITQQTKEALAKVDDMLARAGTDKSRLLSVQVWLKTMDDFDAMNAVYDAWVVPGNTPTRACGKVELADPAFRIEVIAIAARS